The nucleotide window ATGACGTCGCCCGCGGAGACCTCGGAAGACGGAACCAGCGCGACCTTTCGATTGCCCACGCGTCTCTTGGTGGAGCTTGCGATGCGCCGCGCGCCCGCGCGCCTCGTGAACAGTGGTGCGCGCACGCCCGTGAGGCTCGCGCTCTTTGTCGCCGAGCAAGAGGTTGCGCCGCCGCCGCCGCCGCCGGAGGAGCCGATGGTGGTGGAGGAGTCGAGCGAGGAGTCGTGGCGGAGAGACCCGTAGCCAGGGAGGCCATGCAGCGGACGACAGTTGCGACGGGCCTAGTCCGTAGCCGCGTCTCCCGCGTCGCCAGCATCGGCGGCACTCCCTGCGTCGGCGCACGCGGCGACGAGCGGTCCGGTGCCGCCGCAAGCGCCGGCGCGACCGTAGCCGTTGGCGAGCTGCGGATCGACCTCGCGGCACCTGAGCGGCGCGCGACAGTCGGAGTCGCAATCGCATAGCTCGGCGCAGTTGCCGAGGTCCCCAGCGCCTCCGCCTGTCGGAGCGAAAATGCAGCCCGCATTCGCCTTCCCCGTGCCGTTCCAACCGCACGCAGGGAGCACGCCGACAACGCACGGTGCGGAGCAGTAGAGGACGTCGGCGGGCGCGTCGATGCGACGGTAGGTCGTGCTGCATGCAATCTCGGTCCCGCCGTCACGCTTGTAGCCGAGGCCAATGTCGCCGGCGTTGGCCGTCGAGGTCTTGGAGCAAAAGCCTCGACCGAGATCGCACTTCTCGCCCGCCGCGCAAGCGCTGTCGTCGTTGCACGATGGGGCGCAGAACGGATCGGTGTTGTCTGTCGGCTTGTAGCAACCGAGGTCACTCCGTCCGCCACACTTCGACGGATTCAGCGCTGTCGTGACGCCCGTCACCGGCCCGCCGAGGGTGCAGCCCGCGTAACAAAGCTTGTCCCTCGTCGCGAGCGACCAACACTTCGCACCGGGTTCAAGCGCCGTGCAACTCTTGTCGTCGGTGCACCGCGCGGCGCACATCCCCGACGCGGGCCAATGGTCGATGCCCGACTCTGCGTTGTAGCAAAAGAGGCCCGCGTTGCAGTCCGCGTCGCCCTTGCACGCGGCGCCGAGCGACTTGGCCGCACCGCCTTCGACGGCGGAGTCGCCGGGAGCGTTGGCGGCGCCGTCGGTGGCGGCGTCTGCCGCGCCCGACACTGCGGTGTCATCGGAGCTGCAGCCGTCCACGGCCGTGCAGAAGAAGGCTACGAACAGGAACGCGAGTCCGGGCGAGGAGCGCATGGGGCTTTCCTCTCGCGATGCGCTTCGCGAGTCAAGCGGGGCCTGAAGAGGAAGGCCGCTGACCAGTTGTTGCGTCGCTATCCGCGTGGTGTGTCAGGGTGCCCTTCTTCCGCCGTCGCCGTCGCCGTCGCCGTCGCCGTCGCCGTCGCCGTCGCCGTCGCCGTCGCCGTCGCCGCCGACCCGACCGCGCACCGCGAACAAGATCGGCAACACGAAGAGCCACACGGCGGCAAGCGTGAGCCATGAGCTCGCGCGCGGCTCGCCAAGCGTCATGGCGCCCATGCGCGCGCCGCCGTCGTAGGCGAGCGGGGCGGCGATGGCCCCGAGGAGCGCCGAGCCGAGCGGGCGCCCTGCGAAGGAGCGGAGGCTGCCGCCTTCCGCCGTCGCCGCCGCGAAGTTGGGCCAAAGCGCGACGAGCCAGGGTGGCGACACTGAGGCACCGGGCAAGACGAGCGTTCCCGCTTGAAGGAGCGCCGTGTCGATCGCGAAGCCCATGAACGCGGCCACCGCGAGCACCGCGGCCTCGCCCTTGCGAGCGTGGGCCGGTCTCCCTCGAAGATGAACGGGGAGAATGGCCGCGACAAACACCGGCCCGAGCCAAGGCCATCCCTTTGCGGCGCCGAGCACGCACGCGAACCAGCCCGCTTGGAGGGCGACAAAGGAGAGTGCGGCTCGCATGGTCGTTGGCGGGCGCCGAGCATAGGGCAACCTCACGTACGGCGAGCTTGCGCTTCGCAGCGCCACTCACGAGCCGCTCGTCACAAGAACGCGTCGGAAAGATCGGCCCAGAGATCCTCCGGGTCCTCGATGCCCACGCTTAACCGAAGGAGCGACGGCGGGAGGTGCTCTTGCCCCGGAATCGCAGCACGCCGCTCCATGGTCGACTCCACGGCGCCAAGGCTCGTCGCGTGATGGATGAGCGTCGTGCGCGCGCAGACACGGTCGGCCTCCTCGGCGCCCCCGGCGACGTCGAACGAAATCACCGTGCCGAAGCCGCGGAGCTGCGCCTTCGCCACGTCGTGGGTCGGGTGCGATTCGAGCCCGGGATAACGCGTCGCTCGGACCTTGGGATGCTTCTCCAAGCGTCGCGCGAGCGTCATGGCCGTGTCCTCTGCACGCTCAAGTCGCAAGGCCATCGTGCGCGCCCCACGCACGGCCAGGAACGCCTCGAGCACGCCGGGCGTGGCACCCGCGAGCTCCCGCGCCTTTCGCAGCGAGTCGTAGATCGATCGCTGCCGTGTTGTCGCCACGCCCGCGAGCAGGTCGGAGTGCCCGCCGATCAGCTTTGTGGCGGACTGTACCGATACGTCGGCTCCGAGCTCGAGGGGCTGCTGATTGAGGGGCGTCGCGAAGGTGTTGTCGACGGCGAGGATCGCCCCGGGCTTGCGCGGCGCCTCGCAGATGGCGCGGAGATCGGCCACCACGAGCAAGGGGTTCGACGGAGACTCGAGCCAGAGAAGATCGGCGTAGGCACAAGCGCGAAGCCAGCCTTCCGTGTCGTCGGTCGCAAGTTGCTCCACGGACCAACGCTTCTTTCGCTGGCCCTCGAGGGCCAAATGCTTCACGCCCTGGTAGCAGTCGGTGGGCACCACCACGGTCGCGCCCGTCGTGAGCTCGTCGAAGATCGCTGCGATGGCCGCCATGCCAGACGCGAAGGCGACAGCGTCGCCACCTTCGAGGCGACCGAGCAGTTCTTCGAGCGCCTCCCACGTCGGACTGCCATCGTCGCGCGCGTATCCGCGCTCGCCGCCGAGGACGAAGTTGGACGCCGGCACGAGCGGCACGTTCAAGGGCGCGCCCACAGCGTGTGGACGCCCCGCTGAAACAAGAAGAGAGGCCAGCGCCCGTGGGCGCCCAGCGTTGCTCATGGCGCGAGTTTGTCACGGCGTTGGTCGCCGGCAGCCAACTTTCACTCTGCGACACTGCGGGCGAGGCGTCGGTCGCTCCGCTTTGGCGGTCGGCCGCGCGAGCGACCACGAATTCCCCGCCAAAATACGTGCATTCTGCCCAGATCTCCGATCCCGCGCCCCCCATCCTCCGCCCACATCGGCCCACGAGAATCGGCGAAGATTGGGCTCTCTCGGCGCCCTCGTGCCATGCTCGTTACGATGACTGAGGGCGACCGCCGCCGCCGCGACCCCTCCCGTCGCGATCCACGGGCCGAGCCTGATGGGGACGACTCATCGGTGGAGCGGCCCTTCGAGCGTCCTTCCTCAGGGCATCGCCTCCCGAGGAGTCGTCGAACGCTCGCCTCGCGCGCTCGTTGTCGAAGAGACCCGCTCGCCGCTCCGCGACGCGCGTCGCGATGCGTCGGTCGTCGACGAAGGCGAGCTCGGTGCTCCGCCGCATCGCGTGGCTCGGCCCGTTGTCGACGCTTCCGCGTCCATCGACGCCCCCATCGACACCCCCATCGACACCGCTTCGGACGCCTCGCTTGAGACACCGAGCGAGCCGCTCGAGTCGCGCTCTCTCCCCCGCAGCACGCCGCCCCCTCCCACCATCGGCGTCGACACGCGCGCGCTCTCGAGCGCGCCGCCGCCGCCGCTCGATTCCGTCTCCATCGCCCTCAACGCGGCGAACGCGTCTTCGGCGACGCGGGCCGCGTCCGGCACGGGCGGTGTGCCGCTCGCGAGCGTTGAGCGCTTCATCGACGAAGGTCGCTGGGACGTCCTCTCCGACATGCTCGAAGCCTCGGCCCGCGCCGGTGAGCTGCCGCCGCACCTCATGATGGTCTACGCCGTGGCGCGCGCCGAAGCGCACCCCGAAGACGCCGGTCTCGTGGCCTTGGCCATCAAGGCCTCGGCCGACGCCTACGGCGTCCCCGAAGCGAGCCCCATCGCGTGCCTCCTCGCCAAGCGCACGCTGCGCCGCACGCCGCGCGAGTGGGGCAAGCGGCCCGCTCCTCGCGGAACCATCTCCACCATCATCGTCTTCGTCGCGCTCGTGCTCGGGGGCGGCGGCGGCTTCTGGCTCAGCACCACCAGGTGCAGATCCCGCTCCCGCGTTCTTGCTCTCGAGGTAGCGCCCGCGTCGCGTGCGTGGCCCCTGCCCCGCCACGGAGCGCGCGCGCTCAGGCAGGAGCCGCTACCGAGGCGACGCTCTTCTTTCGTCTTGCCGTCGAGCATGTGGGCCTTGCCCTTGCTCTCCACCATGAAGAAGTGCCCCGATCGGTGAGGAAGTGCCACGCGACGGTGCTGGCGCCGTCGTGCTTGGTAGCTCGGATCGCCCGCCGTGACGCGATCGAGCTCGTGGCCCGCGCGCTTGCATAGCGCACGGATCAACTGGAGGTATCTCCGGTTCGGCGGCCAACGCCTTCGCGATACGACGCGCGCGATCGGGCAGCCGCGCCTCGGCGCTTGAGCTCTGCGTCCAGCTTGGCGGCCGGCAGCGCCACGAGGTCCCGCGTGCCCCTCGAGCCAGCGTGCGTTCAGCGTGGTGAGCTCTTCCTTCTCTTGCAGCCGGTAGAAGGCGTCGTCGATTTGGCGAGCGCGTCGCGGGTCTTGTTCGTTCCGAAGTACTCGCTGGCGAGGAACTCCTTCCACCTCTTTTGGCCGAGCGCCACGAGCCCCTCGACGCCCTCCTCAAAGAGCGCCAGGTGCTTCTTGGCGCCCATCGACTCGAGGCCCTCGGTGACGAGCGTGAAGACCTCGCCCGACGCGCTGGCGTTGTAGACGAACTGCGAGAAGCCGCCGTTTTGCATCTGCGCCAGGTAGTAGTCGACGTAGTAGCTGCGAAGCGCGTCGCGGGAGATCTCCTGGGCCTCCAAGTGCTGCGCGAAGAGGCCGTTGACGACGGCGATGTTCGCCTCGATGACCGCCGACGGGTCGGGGCCTTCAAGCCTCGTTCGTGAGGAGCAGCGCCTCGTGGCCGGCGCTTGCGGCGGAGGCGACCTTCTTGACGGCCTTCCTCTTCGCGGTCGTGGTCTTCGTGGCAACCTTCGGCGCCTTCTTCGTGCTCTTCGAGTCGTCCTTCGCGGGAGCCTTGGCTCTCGGCGGCGCCGCCTTCGCCTTCGCCCTCGCGGGGGTGCCTTGCGGACGGTCTTCGAGGGGTGCGTCGCCTTCGTTGTCTTCTTCTTCGATGCCACGCGGCATCTCACCACGGCCTGGGCCGAGTGGCGAGCCGTCCTGGCGATCGCGGCGACGGTCGCTAGGGACGCTCAGTTTCGCGCCTGCGGCAGCCCGCTCGCGATGACCCGCTGAAGCTCGTCGGTGAAGGCGGTGAACGCTTCGTCGCCGAGGGCCGCCGGCGGCGCCGCCATCGGCTTGTGGAACACCATGCCCAGCTCGACGCCTCGCACGAGCGGCTTCATGTTGCGGCTGAAGAGCTCGGAGCCGCCGTAGCTCGTCACCGGGAGGATGAGCGTGTTGGCGCGCCGCGCACGAGCTCCTTGAGGCCGCCCGTTTTGAACGGCTTCATCGCGCCGGTCTTCGAGCGCGTGCCCTCGGGGAAGATGACCGCCGTCACACCTTCGTCGCGAACGCGGCGCGTGAGGTCTGCGATGGCCGCCTGGACTGCGCCGGATCTTTGCGGTTGATGAGCGCCGAGCCGCCGCGGCGAAGGTTGTAAGATACACCGGGGACGCCACGCGCCAGCTCGACCTTCGAGACGTAGCGCGGGGTTGAGCTTCGCCCAAGTGCTCGGTCAGCAGCGAGATGTCGAGCAGCGACTGGTGGTTCGACACCACGATGTAGTTCTTGGTCTGGTCGACGTTCTCGAGGCCGCGCACGCGGATCGTCGCGCCGGACCGGCGCGCGCCCCGGTTGATGGAGCGTGCCATGCCGCGCGACGCGTCTTGTTGCGCGTCGGGGCCGAAGCGCCACGCGACGCGTTGCACGACGTCGTAAAACGACGATGGACGGGAGACGCTCCGGAGACGGCGTAGCCCGTGGAGCCAGTCTTGGACGCCATCCGTGGCGAGCGAGGCCCGGGGAGCGCGGCGAAGGGTGGTCCAGCATCGGGGCTGAACCCTACACAACAAGGTCTTCGTCTCAACCCGCGGGGCCAATTCACGGGCGTTTTTCCCTACCCGGTCGAAGAAGCGTCGAAGAAGCCGCCAAAAAGAGGCGGGCGCTTGAGGCCCGCCTCGGAGGCTCGTACCCTCTCGATCCCGCGACCACCCCGGCCGCGCGGAACTCAGCGAATCAAAGAGGCAAAGCGCATGTCGAACGCGGATTTTGGTCTCGTGGGCCTGGCAGTCATGGGCGAAAAACCTGGTCCTCAACATGGAGAGCCGAGGCTTTCGGGTGGCGGTCTTCAACCGCACCACGACCCGCGTCGATGAGTTCATCAAGCGGCCGGGCAAAGGGAAAATCTCGTCGGGACGCACTCTCCTGAAGGAGCTGGTGGCGGCCCTCAAAAAGCCGCGACGCGTCATGATGATGGTCAAGGCCGGTGGCGCCGTCGACGCAGTCTTGGACGAGCTCGTCCCGCTGCTCGAAGCCGGTGACATCGTCATCGACGGCGGCAACACGCACTTCCTCGACACCGACCGCCGCGAGAGAAGCGGCTTCGTGACAAAGGGCCTCTTCTTCATCGGCGCCGGCGTCTCCGGCGGCGAAGAGGGCGCCCTCACCGGTCCTTCGATCTGCCCGGCGGCGCCAAAGAAGCGTGGCCGCGGTCGCGCCTATCTTCCAGGCCATCGCCGCAAGGTCGACGGCGCGCCGTGTTGCGAGTGGATCGGCCCCGCGGGCCTCGGGCCACTACGTGAAGATGGTGCACAACGGCATCGAGTACGGCGACATGCGGCTCATCGGCGAGGCGTACCACCTGTCTCGTCGCTCGGCGGTCTCGACGCGAAGGCCCTCGCCGGCGTCTTCGCTCGTTACGAACGGGCCCTCGACAGCTACCTCATCGAAGTGACCCGCGACGTCTTCGGCACCGTCGATCCGGAGACCGGCAAGCCGCTCGTCGATCTCATCGTCGGACGTGGCCGGCCAGAAGGGCACCGGCAAGTGGACCGTCGGCGTCCGCCGCCGATCTCGGCGTCCCCTGACGCTCATCGGCGAAGCCGTCTTCGCGCGGTGCATCTCCGCGCAGAAGGACGAGCGCGTTCGCGCGAGCGAGCGCCTCGCGGGCCCCAAGCCGTCGCGTGTCGACGCCGCCGAGCTGGAGAAACACGTGGAGCAGGCGCTCTACGCCGCGAAGATTGTCTCGTATGCGCAAGGCTTCGCGCTCCTCCGAGCGATGGCGAAGGACTCCAAGTGGCCGCTCGACTACGGCAGCATCGCCATGATGTGGCGCGGTGGCTGCATCATCCGGAGCGCCTTCTTGGGCAAGATCAAGGAGGCCTTCGAGAAGAACGCCGACCTCGAGAACCTCATGCTCGATGAGTTCTTCCGGCGCGCTCGCGCAGGCGCAAGAAGGCTGGCGCCGCGTGCTCGGCCTCGCCGTCCAGAACGGCATCCCCACGCCGGCCATGAGCGCCGCGCTCGCCTACTACGACGCGTACCGAACCGGCGCGCCCGGCGAACTTGCTCCAAGCGCAGCGCGACTTCTTCGGCGCGCACACCTACGAGCGGACCGACAAGGCGCGCGGCCAGTTCTTCCACACGAACTGGACCGGCCACGGCGGCACGACGTCGAGCACCACGTACAACGCGTAGAGACGACCTCCCCGATCCGGGATCGCGAGGCTCCCGGATCGCCCATGCTCCAACGCGTGGCGGGCGCTAGGCCCCAGCGCGCGCGGCGACGTGGGGCCGGAAAAGGGCTTCTCTTCGCGAGGAGCCACGCCGGCCGGCGGCGCGTCTCGGCATGAAGTCTGCGAGCCCCGGTCGCTCGTGCCGATCTCGCCCGCTCGCTCATGGACTATTTACGCTCGCCCTCGGCGGTGGCGTCCCTTGGCGGCGTGGCTTGCGGCGACCAAGGCGACTCGACACGGCGGGAGGCGAGCCGACGAGGCCGCGATCCGGGGGTGCGCGCGACTCCCGCATCCCGCCGCCGGGCTCTTGATGGCTGGAGCCCAAGGCCGGCGACTCGTCGCCGCCGACCTGC belongs to Myxococcales bacterium and includes:
- a CDS encoding DUF2878 domain-containing protein; protein product: MRAALSFVALQAGWFACVLGAAKGWPWLGPVFVAAILPVHLRGRPAHARKGEAAVLAVAAFMGFAIDTALLQAGTLVLPGASVSPPWLVALWPNFAAATAEGGSLRSFAGRPLGSALLGAIAAPLAYDGGARMGAMTLGEPRASSWLTLAAVWLFVLPILFAVRGRVGGDGDGDGDGDGDGDGDGDGDGGRRAP
- a CDS encoding DUF4375 domain-containing protein, with translation MEAQEISRDALRSYYVDYYLAQMQNGGFSQFVYNASASGEVFTLVTEGLESMGAKKHLALFEEGVEGLVALGQKRWKEFLASEYFGTNKTRDALAKSTTPSTGCKRRKSSPR
- a CDS encoding 1-acyl-sn-glycerol-3-phosphate acyltransferase, with product MLQPSPRRLGAHQPQRSGAVQAAIADLTRRVRDEGVTAVIFPEGTRSKTGAMKPFKTGGLKELVRGAPTRSSSR
- a CDS encoding PLP-dependent transferase, whose product is MSNAGRPRALASLLVSAGRPHAVGAPLNVPLVPASNFVLGGERGYARDDGSPTWEALEELLGRLEGGDAVAFASGMAAIAAIFDELTTGATVVVPTDCYQGVKHLALEGQRKKRWSVEQLATDDTEGWLRACAYADLLWLESPSNPLLVVADLRAICEAPRKPGAILAVDNTFATPLNQQPLELGADVSVQSATKLIGGHSDLLAGVATTRQRSIYDSLRKARELAGATPGVLEAFLAVRGARTMALRLERAEDTAMTLARRLEKHPKVRATRYPGLESHPTHDVAKAQLRGFGTVISFDVAGGAEEADRVCARTTLIHHATSLGAVESTMERRAAIPGQEHLPPSLLRLSVGIEDPEDLWADLSDAFL